The following nucleotide sequence is from Phycisphaera sp..
CCGCGAGCACCAGGAACCGTGGCTCAAGACCGGCATCGATCGGCAGCGGCCACACGTCGCACTGCACCTGCCGGCCCTCGTGGATGAAGTGCAGCACCGTCGGGTGGCGCTCCGCCGCCGCGGTGCGCACCGCCTCGGCACCAACGCGCGCCCACACGCCCTTGCGCGCGGTCGACGTGGCCTTGTGGGAACCCGAACTCGGCCGGTCGCTGGCCGTCGCGCCCTCTGCCGAACCCGGCGGCACGGTCAGCGCGGTAAACCGGTGGTTGCTCTTGAGCGTGCGGCCTTGCCCGTCGACGATGGCCAAGCCGAGCGCGGGCTCGTGCTCGAGCAAGCCGATCAGGGCCGCGATGGGGTGCCGGTCCAGCGGATTCGACGACGGCTTGGGCTCGGTCTGCACGGACGACGCGGCCGGACGGTCCAGCGGGCGGGCGGCGGGCCTGGCGGTCTGCCAAGGCACGCCACCTGAGCCGGGATCACTCGGGCCATGCTGCCCAGAAGAACCCGGCGGTGGGGTATTGGACGGACGTTCGGCCATGGAAGGCCTCCGACGCCGGTCGTGGACCCGGGTACCCATAGTGTAACGCGGATCCGGGAATCCTGCAAGGGTAATTTGCCCATCTTCGCGTCGATTGCTCGAAACACCCGCCCTAAGCCCTTACGAAAAGCGGGTTTGCAGCAAGGCCAGCAGAGCCTCGAACACCTCGTCCTCGGGCCGCGACCCGTCCAGGCGGGCGTAGCGGTCGGGCTGGGCGTCCACCTGGGCGAGGTATCCGGCCCGCACCTTAGCGTGGAAGGCGGCCCCCTTGGCCTCCATCCGGTCGAGCAGCAGCCCCAGCCGGGCGGCGGCGGTGGCCTCGTCGGCGTCGAAGACGATGTTCAGGTCGGGCTCGGCGTGCGGCTCGGCCCCATGCGTGACGACCTTGGCCACCGCCAGGATGTCGGCCTCGCTCAGCCCCCCCGCCGCCCCTTGGTAGGCCAGCGTCGACGCCACGAACCGGTCGGCCAGCACCACCTTGCCCTTGGCCAGCGCCGGCGCGATGCGCTCGGCCACGAGCTGGGCCCGGCTGGCCATGTAGAGCAGCATCTCGCACCGCACGTCCATGGCCGCCTGCCGATGGTCGAGCAGCACGTCGCGGATCGCCTCGCCCGCGGCCGTGCCCCCGGGCTCGCGCACGGTGATGACCTCGATGGCCGCACCCTTGAGCAGCGCCTCGAGCCGGCGGAGCTGGGTGCTCTTGCCCGAGCCGTCGGGGCCCTCGAAGACGAGGAACGTGCCGCGGAGGGCGGGGAGCCAGGGTGGAGCGGTGGGCTCTGGCATGGGGGCCAGTGTAGACGGGGCCCGGCCTATGGCGTGCCGCCATGTCGCATGCGACGTTCCTGCATAAGCCGCCTCGCATCGAGTTGATCTTCCCGGGTCGGCATGTCGATCTGCCCCAGCAGCGTTTGCAACTTGGCATCAAACCGTTCCAGCGGGGTGTCGTCCTGCTGGGTGGGGTCGAAGGACCACCAGGACGCACCGAGCCACGCAGCGGCCGAGTCATCGATGCTGGGCACAAACCATGTATCACCAAAGATGTTCTTCGCACGACGCACCAGGAACGTGTCGGCATCGATCCACAACGTGTCCGTGCCACCATAGCGATTCTGGCCTTGCAGTTGGTACGTCCTGTGGCCAAGAAACTCAACCTCGCCAACGAACTCGGAAACATCGGACCTTGTGAGCGGCGAGCCCCAGTGCTCAGTCGGAAACAGTGCGCCAGCGACATCATGGTGTACGCTGGCCAACGCGAGGCCAAGCCGGCCCGGCAGTTCGATGCCGCGATCTTCGGTGACCGACCACCAATCCTTGAGTATGCCGTCGGGGCCACGCCAGGCAACCTTCCGCATCCAGTCGGAGTGCGCATGGGGATGGCGATCGCGTTGTTCATAGCGGAACAACCCCGGCTCTTGCATCCCAGTCACGAACAGGTCGTACGGGTGCGGGCCGACGCCAGGCAGGTTCACGTGGATCCCGTAGTCCATATACCGCTCACACCGCTCGTAGGCCAGCAGCGACCGAGCGACGATAGCGGCCGCCACGTGCTCGCTCGGCAGCCCCCCATCCAGCCGGTCACTGGCAAGAACGCAGAACCACACCGCTGCTTCCTCATCGAATTCATCTTCGGCGTTGGCCAGCATCTTCAGTCCCTGGCGTCGGAGCAGCCACCGCTCCCAGGGCCACAACTTGCCGTCGACCCATGTGGGATTGGTGCTCGACCCCTTGGGACCATATGGGGTGGCACGGCTTCGGACGCCCACTTCATCCCGGACGGCATTGTCTACCCCGCCGGTGGCACCCGGACGATCGAATGCGTCTACATGAGGCAGCAGGGCGATCAGCACGAGATCAGGTGCCGCGGCCCACCAACCACGGCTGCGCACGGCAGGCCCGGTATGGCTCGCATACGACCCGACAACTAGCACCACTGCCAGCACGGCGAACCGCCACCGCCGCCGCGTCTTGCGCAGCCGTCGCTCCTTTTCGATCGCTCGCCCGCACTCCGGGCACGTCCACCCACCGCCCTCGGCCTCTGGCACGCCCTCCATGCCATACCAGCACTTGGGGCACCGCCGCCGTTCGCGCGAGCGATCCCACAGCAGTGCCCACGCCAGGAGCGCGAGCCCCAAGGCCAGCAGCGACCACGCCAATACGACGAAGATCCAATCGACCATACCGCTCAATATACCACAAATCGGCGCTCAGCGCCCCGGCATCTGCTGAAATCGATCCTGGACAGCGTTGGTGCCGGTTCGGCGGTATCCTGATGGGCAATGGCCGAAGGCGAAATCGTCGTATTGCTCGTCCACGCCGTGGTGGCCATCGCCGCCTGGTGGAAGTGGCTGCGCGGTGTACTGGGGCCCAAGACCCTGGGCCGGCCCGGGCCGGGCAGGTTCGCGTTGTGCCTGGCGCCGGGCGTGGCGATGGGCGTGCTCATCGGCCTGCTGGGGGCGTTCGCCGCGTCCGACGTCGTCAACACGATCTACATGGCCTTCTACGCCGTCATGGGGGCCGCGTGGATCGGCGTGTTCTGCTGGCTCGTCGGCCTGATGGGCGTGCACCCGCAGGGCGACGTGGGCGAGCGGCGCAACAGCGCGGCCGCCATCCTGCTGCTCGGCGCGGTCGTGGGCATGAGCTGCGCGTTCGCGGGCAGCAACTTCGGCGACGGGCCGGGCTGGTGGGTCGTGGCGTTCTGCGCCGCCATCAGCATGGGCACCGTGCTCGCGCTCTGGGGGCTGGTGGGCCTGTGCACCAACGCGGTCGAGGCCATCACCATCGAGCATGACACCCCGACGGCCGTGCGGTGTGGCCTGCTGCTGGCGGCACTCGGCATCGTGATGGGGCGAGCCGCCGCGGGCGATTGGATCGACGTGCCGCTCACGCTGGTCGACTTCCTGCGCTTCGGCTGGCCGGCCCTCGCGCTGGCCGGCGCGGAGGTCTTCGTCGGGTTGGCGATGCGCCCGCGACCGAACCTGCCGCCGATTCCGTTGCCGCTGTTCTTCCGCGGCGCGCTGCCGGGCACGGCGTATGTTGGCCTGGCCATCGGCGCGGTGCTGCTGGCGGGGTGGTGGTGATGCCGGTTGTCACCGAAGCCGCGCCATTGTCGGACACCACGCCGTGGCGCGTCGGCGAGCCCCTGCCGGTGCACGAAGTCGCGTCCCTCCGTCGCGAGATGGCGCTCTCGCACTTCAAGTGGGATCCGCAGGTCGGCGACACCACGGTGCTAGGCGATCGGCCGATCATCCTGGCGCGCCGCGCATGGCGTGAGTTGGAGCAATTGGCCGAGGCCTTGGATACCGAATTGCTCGCGGCCGAGGCGGAAATCCTGCACCGGCCCGAACTGCTGGGCACGCTGGGCCTGCCGCGACCGATCACCAGGCTGCTCCAACGAGCCACGGCGCACCCGCGCGGCCCGCGTGTCACGAGATACGACTTCCACCACACCCAGGACGGGTGGCGCGTGAGCGAGGCCAACAGCGACGTGCCCGGCGGGTACGTCGAGGCGTCGGCCTACACGCGGCTCGTCGCCGATCGCTTCGGCCTCGAACCCACCGGCGATCCGGCTGCCGCGCTGGTCGATACCGTTGCGCGAGGCATGGGACCGCACGGCCCGGTCGCCCTCGTCCACGCCACGGCGTACAGCGATGATGCGCAGGTAATGCACCTGCTCGCTCGCGCGTTCGCCGATCGTGGGACCCACGCGGTCGTGTGCGGGCCGGCGACACTGCCATCGCCGTGCGCGCACGCACTGCGGTTCTTCCCCGCCGAGTGGCTGCCGGCCCTGGGGCGCAAGTCGGGCTGGCAGCGGCACTTCATCGACGACGCGCTGCCCCAGACCAACCCCGCCACGGCCCTGGTGTCCCAGAGCAAGCGGTGGACGCTGCTGTGGGACCGCCTCCGCACGCCACTGCCGGCATGGCGCGCCCTGTGCCCGCCAGCGCACGAGGTCGAGCCGCTCACCGAACCGTTGCACAAGGGCCGAGTGTACAAGCCCGCGCTCGGGCGCGTGGGCGAGGGCGTGATCTTGGCAGCGAACGACCGGCCGCCCGCGCACGATCGCGAGGCTCGCCGGTCGCGCCGCGCCCTGCGCGCCGATCGCGCACACCGCACCGCCGGCTTGCCCGGCCGCTGGCTGGCCCAGGATCGCTTCACACCTGCGGGCATCACCGACGCGAATGGGATCGAACGCGCGGTCTGTCTGGGCGTGTACGTGATCGATGGCACCGCCGCGGGCGTGTACGGGCGCGTGGCAACCGGCGAGATTGTCGACCAGGCCGCCATCGACACGCCCGTGCTCTTGGAGCCCGAGGGAGGCACGCCATGGCGATGACCCAGCAGATGATGTTCGACGCCTGGATCCCGGCCGATTCCCCATGGTCGGCGTGGGCCAAGCCCGTGGTGTTCGCCGCGATGGACTTCCCCGAGCGTCAGGAAATGGAACGCGTGAGCCTCGATTCGCCACCGCGATGGTCGTGGCTGCCTTCCGGCCCGCCGCCCATGCCCAGCACCGCCTGGGTGGTCGACCTCGAGGGCGACCTCTCGGCGCTCACCGGGGCGCTCCTGGCCGCCAGGGGCTACCGGCCCGTGCCGCTGTTCAACGGCTCGCCCGCGCCCCGCGGTACACGCGGGGCCATCGACACCCGCAAGATGGAACACCTGCTGGCCAACCTGGCCGACGACCTGGCACGCGCCAACGCCGGCACGATCGCCGCCGACGCGCCGCCGGTGTTCCTGCTCGACAACCGCCGCATGCGTCCCGCGCCGCCGGGCCCGGGCAAATACGACAACCGCTGGATGGCCTTCCCGCAGGACTTCCCATCGGCCCGGTACCTCGCCGAGCACGGCATAAGCCGGGCGGTCGTGGTGCAAGAACGCGACCGCCAGCCCGCCGAGGACCTCCGCCATGTGCTGCTGCGCTGGCAGCGGGCGGGCATCGCGATGGAGCGGCTCTCGATCGTGGGCTCGCCCGACCCCGAAGCCTTCACGGTGCGCAAGCCGAACCGCTTCCGCTGGGCCCTGCACCGTGCGCTGGCCATCGCCAACCTCCGCCGCAGCTCGGCCGGCGGCTTCGGTGGCGTGGTGCCCACGCCGAGCGAAGGCGGCAGCGGGTTTGGATAGGGCCGCGATGCACGCGAAGCCCGCGACGCAAACTACGTGGCCGGGGGTACCGCCGGGGGAGCATCCATCGCCACGCTGTCGGTTTCGTTGCCCCTGGCTTCATCCTGCCGCAAGTGCGTACCGGCGACCAGCATATACATCACGCCCCACCCGCACAGGGCCAGCGGGATGCCGTAGAAGATCGCCGGCAGGACCAGCAGCAGCATACTCAAGAAGACCACCAGCCCCAGCACGATGCCGATGGCAAAGAGCATCCAGGCGTGCCCGGCGGTGAGCCGCCAGGATTGGCCGATGGCCTCGATGGCTCCCGGCTTGGTGCCCATCGGATCAACGCTCAGCAGCATCGCGAATCCGATACGGATGCTCAGCCAGATCATCACGACGTACATGGGCAGGCCCAGGACGAGCCCGATGATCGCGGCCGCCGCCATCCCCATGCTCGCCGATGCGCCCCAGACGATCAGGCCGATCGTGATCATGAGCGCCCACTGGACACCGTTGATGATCGCCGCGATGCCCAGCACCGTGGGATAGCGGGTGAAGCCGGCGAACACGGTCCCGGTCGAACCAGAGGCGACGCCAGAGCCTCGGCCGGCACGGTACCGCATCGCGGCCAAGAGGGCCGGCCCGACATATAGGGGGGTGAGCACGAACAAGCCCGTTAGCATCGAGGCGGGCTGGATGATGTCGTCCTCGTCCACAAGCACTTCGTCGATCACCGTGCTTACCAGCGATACGACGACAGCGCAAATGATGAGGATCGCCACGGCCCCCAGGATGGTCCCGTAGTTGTTCTTGAGCACGTCGTGCGCGGCGCCGAACACGCCGCCTACGGTCAGCTCGGTCGGGATGGACCCGGCGGGCTCCATCGGCGGGTGCGGCACCGGCTCGTTCGCTTGATCCATCGTGTACCCCCAGTTGCTTGCTACAAACTATACAACGAATCACACCACCTGCAGCACGTCCTTCACCGCCGCCACCAGGTCGTCCGCCGTCAGGCTGCACTGCTTGAGCAGTTCGTCGGCGGTGCGGGCGCTGCTGGGGATGTGGGTGACGTGCATCTGCTTGAGGGTGAAGCCGTCGCCGCTGGTGGCGATGGCCTCGGCGATGGCGCTGCCCAGGGCCCCGCCGTAGTTGTCCTCCATCGAGATCACGAACCCGCCGTTGGCGCCGATGATGTCCAGCAGCTTGTCCTCGTCAAAGGGCAGGCTGTACATGTCCACCAGCGTGGCCTGGATGGCGGCCTTGTCGAGCAGCTCGACGGCCTTGTTGGCCTCGTGCACCATGGAGCCCGATGCGCAGATCACGATGTCGCGGCCCTCGTTGAGCACCTCGAACCCGCCCAGGTTGAACACGTCGTCGGCGCTGTACAGGAACTCGACGTCGGGCCGTTGCGTGCGCATGTAGCACACGCCCTCGTACTCGGCCATCACCTGCGTCAGGGCGTAGGCGCTGTACGCGTCGCTTGGCTGCAACACGTAGCACCCCGGGTTGCCGCGGTGGTCCTTCATAGTGGTGAAGCTGCGGAACCAGGACACGTCGGGTAGGCCCATCTGGCTCGGGCCGTCGGCGGCGAGCGTCACGCCGCTGTGGCTGCCGACAAGCTTGAGGTTGGCCCCGCTGTTGATGGCCATCTCGACCTGGTCGTACGCGCGGGTCAGGAACTTGGCGAAGCTGCTGGCGAAGGGGATCTTGCCCGCCGCGCTCAGCCCAACACCCATCGAGACCATGTGCTGCTCGGCGATCTTGCACTCGAAGAAGCGTGACGCGAGCGAACTGTCCTTGGCGAACATCTCGGCGAACGTCGAGTTGCTCACGTCGGCGTCGAGCACCACGACCTCGGGCATCGGCTGGCCCATCGCCCGCAGCGCCACGCCGTACGCCTTGCGCGTCGCGAGGCTGGCCGTCTGGCGCAGGCTGTCCATGTCCAGTTGCTTCATGGCCTGGTCCATGCTGGGCACCTCGCCCGTGCCCTCGGCGGCGGGCGTGGGCTCGGGCGGCGGCTGGATGGCGAAGCTGTCGGCGCTGCTGAGCGCGCTGGTCAGCTCGCCGCGGCGCTCGTCGAGTTCGGCCTTCGCACGCTCCAGAACCTGGTTCGCCGCCGACTTGCCGTGCCAGCCGTTGCCCTGCACCGACGGGGCCCCCCAGCCCTTGATCGTTTTGGCGACGATCGCCACCGGCTTGGTGGCCGAATTCAGGTCGCCGTCGTCGGCAACACCATGCGCGCGCTCGAAGGCGTTGCGGATCTGTGCCGGATCGTGCCCGTCGATAATGATCGACTCGAGGCCGTACGCGTTCAGCTTCTCGGCCAGCCGCTCGGCGCTCTGCTGCTCGCTCACGCGGGCGGCCTGGCCGTAGCCGTTGCAGTTGAAGATCGGCACGACCTTGCGCAGCTTGCGATCGGCCATGTAGTCGAGGGCCTCGGCGATCTGGCCTTCGCGGCTCTCGCCGTCGCCGATGATGCAGTAGATCACGCGGTCGCGGCTATCGAGGCGGTCGGCCTCGGCCAGCCCGCACGCCACGCTCAGCCCCTGGCCCAGCGAGCCGGTGGCCGCGTCGAAGAACGGGAAGCCCTCCATCGGGTTGGGGTGGCCGTCGAGCGGGCTCCCCTGCTGGCGGAGCGTCGTCGCGTCTTCGAGTGTCAGCGCGCGGCGGTTGTCGGGGTCCTTGCCCACCATCACGCCCAGCTTGCACGCCGCGGCGTACACCACCGGCACGGCGTGGCCGGCCGAGAGCACGAGGCGATCGCTGGTGGGGTAATCGGGGTACTCGGGGCTCCACCGCATGGTGTGGAAGAGCAGCACCGTCGTGATGTGCGAGAGGCTCATCGCGGTGGTGGGGTGCCCACTGCCGGCGGTCTCGGTCATCTCGAGGGACATCTTGCAGAGGTCGATGGCTTGGGCGTGGACGGCGGCTTCGAAGGACATGGCGATTCCTTTCACTGGCCCCGACGCGTCCCCAAGGCCGGCGGCGGTCGCCGCGACCGTGGGACGAGAAGGGCCGGGCGGAAGGTCGCCAAAGGCCGCTGCTGTCACCCCTGAGGAGCGCCGGACCGCCCTGGGGGGCGGGAGCCGAGGGTCTCTTGTCGAGCCAAACGAAACGCCGGATCCCGCGGTGGAACCCTTCGCCTCGATTGGCACAGCAGAGTATCTGCCGGGCTGTGAGGAATGGCAACCCCCGGAGGGGTCTAAAGGAGCCCTTGGCCGAAATCGGGCCCCGAATCGGGAGACGATTGGTCCCCCGGCTGGGCATCCCCGTCTGGCACCTGCCCATGGGGGAGGCTCTCCATCGCCGCCCGGCGGGAGGCCCGGATCGTGTCGCCATCGGTGTACCAGCGGATGTGATCGGCGATGAGCTCGCCCGCGGGCCGGTTGCCCAGAATACCCATGTCGAGGGACACGTTGGTCATAGTGGACGACAGGCGGACCAACCGCAGGATGGCCAGGTCTCCCCGCTCGCTGCGGATCTGGTAGACCCGGGTCCGGACGACGCCCTCGCTCTTCAGTTCGGTCGTGAGTTCAACCCTGAGGTCGAGCCCTACCAAAGCCCGCTCGGCCGCCATCGACACGTTCTCGAAGCCGGCGTCCTCGACGAACTTCAGCCGAGAGCCCGTCCACGCGGCGTAACCGAAGTTGGCCACCGAGGCGATGGGTGCCAACCCGAGCGTGCAACCGGCCAGCATGGGACAGAGCGCGACCAGTAAGGCCAGCAGAGAGGTACGCATCGTGTTGTCACGATTGGGGCTCACGAGGACGGTAGCTTACGCACAACTCACGCACGTTCCGTAGAGCACGATCTCATGGCGGGAGACCCTGAACCCTTCGGGGGCCAGGCTCGACGGATTGCTCACGCACCCTTGCATCTCGTATACCCGCCCACACTCGTCGCACTTAAAGAAGTGGTGGTGGCTGTGGCTCCGCTCGGCCGGCTCGTACCGGGCCGGCTCGCCGGGAAGCTCGACCGGGCTAAGTTCCTGGTCTTCGATCATCAGCTTGATGGTGCGGTAGACCGTGGCCAGGCCGATGCCCGGGACGTCCTGCTGGGCGCGGTCGAGCACTTCCTGGGGGCCGAGGGGCCCGTCGGCATCGACGAATACCGAGCGGATGGCCCTGCGTTGGCGGGTATCTCTGGTCATCGGGGGAGTTTATGCGCTGTTGGGGGCCGGGGTTTCAGCCGAATCCGCTGGCCCGCTCATGCTGTACATCACGTGGAAGCACGCGTTGAGGGCCAGCACCGCCAGCACGCTACCCCCGACCGTATACAACGAGAGCCCGACATCGCCAAGTGCCCAGAAGAACTGCCCAAGGCACAACAACGAGACAACCACCAGCGTGACACTCCGAGGGATCAGCCGCATCATGAGCACGCCCAGGGGTGCCCCCAGCAGCACGATGGGTGCAGCCGCCAGCCACTTGGCCAGCACGGGCGGGTCGATCTGCCCGAGCGACGCGGCGTTGAGGGCCCCGATCACCGACGTGAAGGCCATCACGATGACGCTCGACGCCACCGCCGTCCGCAGGTCGGCCCGGTACACCAGCACCAGCACGCAGTAGAGCACCATGTCGATGCCCACACCGGTGGCCGAAGCCGCCAGACCACCCACGGCACCCACGATCATGCCCACCACGGCATCGAAACGGGCCGACCTCGCGATCATCGGGTGGGGCGTGAGGAGTTGCCGCAGCTTCACCAGCGT
It contains:
- a CDS encoding DUF3568 domain-containing protein gives rise to the protein MSPNRDNTMRTSLLALLVALCPMLAGCTLGLAPIASVANFGYAAWTGSRLKFVEDAGFENVSMAAERALVGLDLRVELTTELKSEGVVRTRVYQIRSERGDLAILRLVRLSSTMTNVSLDMGILGNRPAGELIADHIRWYTDGDTIRASRRAAMESLPHGQVPDGDAQPGDQSSPDSGPDFGQGLL
- a CDS encoding LuxR C-terminal-related transcriptional regulator, which encodes MAERPSNTPPPGSSGQHGPSDPGSGGVPWQTARPAARPLDRPAASSVQTEPKPSSNPLDRHPIAALIGLLEHEPALGLAIVDGQGRTLKSNHRFTALTVPPGSAEGATASDRPSSGSHKATSTARKGVWARVGAEAVRTAAAERHPTVLHFIHEGRQVQCDVWPLPIDAGLEPRFLVLAVEGRFDPTGTRSETTRSEERPGASTVTAAQRFTTFAPMLAELGALSALTARELEVLALIGQGMATREIAESLGRSPRTVERHCDAIHKKLNTSNRVQMARYAMRAGLTAEAGKLKRV
- a CDS encoding transketolase → MSFEAAVHAQAIDLCKMSLEMTETAGSGHPTTAMSLSHITTVLLFHTMRWSPEYPDYPTSDRLVLSAGHAVPVVYAAACKLGVMVGKDPDNRRALTLEDATTLRQQGSPLDGHPNPMEGFPFFDAATGSLGQGLSVACGLAEADRLDSRDRVIYCIIGDGESREGQIAEALDYMADRKLRKVVPIFNCNGYGQAARVSEQQSAERLAEKLNAYGLESIIIDGHDPAQIRNAFERAHGVADDGDLNSATKPVAIVAKTIKGWGAPSVQGNGWHGKSAANQVLERAKAELDERRGELTSALSSADSFAIQPPPEPTPAAEGTGEVPSMDQAMKQLDMDSLRQTASLATRKAYGVALRAMGQPMPEVVVLDADVSNSTFAEMFAKDSSLASRFFECKIAEQHMVSMGVGLSAAGKIPFASSFAKFLTRAYDQVEMAINSGANLKLVGSHSGVTLAADGPSQMGLPDVSWFRSFTTMKDHRGNPGCYVLQPSDAYSAYALTQVMAEYEGVCYMRTQRPDVEFLYSADDVFNLGGFEVLNEGRDIVICASGSMVHEANKAVELLDKAAIQATLVDMYSLPFDEDKLLDIIGANGGFVISMEDNYGGALGSAIAEAIATSGDGFTLKQMHVTHIPSSARTADELLKQCSLTADDLVAAVKDVLQVV
- a CDS encoding transcriptional repressor, yielding MTRDTRQRRAIRSVFVDADGPLGPQEVLDRAQQDVPGIGLATVYRTIKLMIEDQELSPVELPGEPARYEPAERSHSHHHFFKCDECGRVYEMQGCVSNPSSLAPEGFRVSRHEIVLYGTCVSCA
- the tmk gene encoding dTMP kinase, giving the protein MPEPTAPPWLPALRGTFLVFEGPDGSGKSTQLRRLEALLKGAAIEVITVREPGGTAAGEAIRDVLLDHRQAAMDVRCEMLLYMASRAQLVAERIAPALAKGKVVLADRFVASTLAYQGAAGGLSEADILAVAKVVTHGAEPHAEPDLNIVFDADEATAAARLGLLLDRMEAKGAAFHAKVRAGYLAQVDAQPDRYARLDGSRPEDEVFEALLALLQTRFS
- a CDS encoding sulfite exporter TauE/SafE family protein, producing MTTKRAGRDRAIQHLPFVAWAFWFLCAWAFAVVYLGLGPTVAREWPIAVAMAAGSYVAGSTPMGGGTVGFPILVLLFDEPVSLGRNFSFLIQSVGMTSATIFILCGRLPLAVRPMLWSMAAAVVVVPVASALVVPMLGDGFIKLVFAVIWAGFGIMTLVKLRQLLTPHPMIARSARFDAVVGMIVGAVGGLAASATGVGIDMVLYCVLVLVYRADLRTAVASSVIVMAFTSVIGALNAASLGQIDPPVLAKWLAAAPIVLLGAPLGVLMMRLIPRSVTLVVVSLLCLGQFFWALGDVGLSLYTVGGSVLAVLALNACFHVMYSMSGPADSAETPAPNSA